One genomic region from Campylobacter concisus encodes:
- a CDS encoding flagellar hook-basal body protein: MQNGYYQATAGMVTQFNRLNVISNNLANVNTIGYKRNDVAIGDFARIFKETQDELPLKNHTKDGAKFLNRTLDRVPQVSEEYTDFSAGGFKYSSNTLDFAIKRDDAFFLVDTPNGVKLSKNGSFSLDGDGYIVTKEGYKVLPSGYEAQNPGQRGIQVPQGEVLTADKNGNLYSNNNQFSKFFIAQPREIRDLKKIGDNLFESRNFDDITELEEADSVMQGYAQMSNVNPVLEMVGLIETQRLVDMYQKVMTSHMNDLNQDAVQKLALKA; encoded by the coding sequence ATGCAAAATGGTTATTATCAAGCCACTGCTGGCATGGTAACGCAGTTTAACAGACTAAATGTGATCTCAAATAACCTTGCAAATGTAAATACGATCGGCTACAAGCGAAATGACGTAGCTATTGGTGACTTTGCGAGAATTTTTAAAGAGACACAAGATGAGCTTCCTCTTAAAAATCACACAAAAGATGGAGCTAAATTTTTAAATAGAACGCTTGACCGCGTGCCACAAGTAAGTGAAGAATACACCGACTTTAGCGCTGGTGGCTTTAAATACAGCTCAAACACGCTTGACTTTGCGATAAAAAGAGATGACGCATTTTTCTTAGTTGATACCCCAAATGGCGTAAAACTTAGCAAAAACGGCTCTTTTAGCCTTGATGGTGATGGCTACATCGTCACAAAAGAGGGCTATAAGGTGCTGCCAAGTGGTTACGAGGCACAAAATCCTGGCCAAAGAGGTATCCAAGTGCCACAAGGCGAGGTGCTAACTGCCGATAAAAATGGAAATTTATACTCAAATAACAATCAATTTTCTAAATTTTTTATTGCTCAGCCAAGAGAGATAAGAGATCTAAAAAAGATTGGAGATAATCTCTTTGAGAGTAGAAATTTTGACGACATCACGGAGCTTGAAGAAGCTGATAGCGTGATGCAAGGATATGCTCAGATGTCAAACGTAAACCCAGTTTTAGAAATGGTGGGTCTTATAGAAACCCAGCGCCTAGTTGATATGTATCAAAAGGTTATGACAAGCCACATGAACGATCTTAACCAAGATGCTGTTCAAAAACTAGCCCTAAAAGCTTAA
- a CDS encoding tetratricopeptide repeat protein, whose translation MKKVILILFCILFSWSKNFDTTKLESECALNNVESCTDLIYIYLDKNKRDKMSAMANKACELGNPHSCLFLGNIYLQKDTLAQEKEEGLRLYNKACELKNAFACYTLALIYEAGDTGILQDKNRAKNYYKRACELDLDEACSSLKFLIN comes from the coding sequence ATGAAAAAGGTAATTCTAATTTTATTTTGTATTCTTTTTTCTTGGAGTAAAAATTTTGATACCACTAAGCTTGAAAGTGAATGCGCTTTAAATAACGTAGAAAGCTGCACCGATCTTATATATATCTACCTTGACAAAAATAAGCGCGATAAAATGTCAGCTATGGCAAACAAGGCCTGTGAGCTAGGCAATCCACATAGCTGTCTATTTTTAGGAAATATATATCTACAAAAAGACACCCTAGCACAAGAAAAAGAAGAAGGGCTTAGGCTTTATAATAAGGCTTGCGAACTAAAAAATGCATTTGCTTGCTACACCCTTGCACTCATCTACGAAGCTGGAGATACTGGTATATTGCAAGATAAAAATAGAGCAAAAAACTACTACAAAAGAGCCTGCGAGCTTGATTTGGATGAAGCTTGCAGTAGCTTAAAATTTTTAATTAATTAA
- a CDS encoding flagellin, which translates to MKLGTYTANQASGNYYLDQAKNSEKKALNAISANSEIKASGANLQIAESLLSQTNVLNEGLANANDMIGMLQIADSTLLNLSKSTDRIGELSSKLTNPTLSANEQKGIKGEINALRNAMNDSVKEAKFNGKNVFDAELGFFTGESTKNINLGTNALLNVKDDGSNTGEILKNINSLRSEIGSTQNAVFRGINALAARSVENTNSIENLDSSDIAKSLEENLQANLKLHATSLAKAHDTTSLAAKLDKLLAE; encoded by the coding sequence ATGAAGTTAGGAACTTATACTGCAAACCAGGCTTCAGGAAACTATTATTTAGATCAAGCAAAAAATAGCGAGAAGAAAGCGCTAAATGCTATCTCTGCAAACAGCGAGATCAAAGCTTCAGGTGCAAATTTACAAATCGCAGAGAGTTTGCTTTCACAAACAAATGTCTTGAACGAAGGTTTGGCAAATGCAAACGATATGATCGGTATGCTTCAAATCGCTGACTCAACGCTTTTAAATTTAAGTAAAAGTACGGATAGAATAGGTGAACTTTCAAGTAAGCTTACAAATCCTACTCTCTCAGCAAATGAACAAAAAGGCATAAAGGGCGAAATCAACGCACTAAGAAATGCTATGAATGATAGCGTAAAAGAGGCTAAATTTAACGGTAAAAACGTATTTGATGCTGAGCTTGGATTTTTCACAGGTGAGAGTACAAAAAATATAAATTTGGGCACAAATGCTCTTTTAAATGTCAAAGATGACGGCTCAAACACAGGTGAAATTTTAAAAAATATAAATTCACTTCGTTCAGAGATCGGATCAACACAAAATGCTGTATTTAGAGGTATAAATGCTCTAGCAGCAAGAAGTGTGGAAAATACTAATAGTATAGAGAATCTTGATAGTAGTGACATAGCAAAGAGCTTGGAAGAAAATTTACAAGCAAATTTAAAGCTACATGCTACGAGCTTAGCTAAAGCTCATGATACTACGAGTTTAGCTGCAAAACTAGATAAACTTCTAGCTGAATAA
- the hisD gene encoding histidinol dehydrogenase translates to MKFFHSSDADFESKFLQLVKRSDNDMSAVMPVVAGIIDEIRKDGDSALFAQIAKFDKFSVASKSDIIIDVKEMEAAYNSLDNALRVALNLAHDRIKSYHERTKPSDWTYKDEHDILLGAKYTAVDRAGLYIPGGKAAYPSSLLMNAIPAIVAGVKEIVVCTPAPNGKVNTLLLAAMHLCGLKTAFKVGGASAIAAMAYGTETVPKVDVITGPGNIYVATAKKLVYGDVNIDMIAGPSEIGVIADDSADPRHIAIDMLSQAEHDEIASAFLITPVEAFARAVQRHIEDELKTLKREPIASASIRNKAAIIVAKDLKECFALMNELAVEHLEIATNDALSYIDDVTHAGAIFFGHFTPEAMGDYIAGPNHTLPTGGSARFYSPLGVENFMKRSSIISVSRKGIIHLGKSCMQLAEAEGLTAHKKSVAVRLEE, encoded by the coding sequence ATGAAATTTTTTCATAGTAGTGACGCTGATTTTGAGAGTAAATTTTTACAGCTTGTTAAACGAAGTGATAATGACATGAGTGCCGTAATGCCGGTGGTTGCTGGAATAATAGATGAGATAAGAAAAGATGGCGATAGTGCACTTTTTGCGCAGATAGCTAAATTTGATAAATTTAGCGTTGCAAGTAAAAGCGACATAATAATCGATGTAAAAGAGATGGAAGCTGCCTATAATTCACTAGATAACGCCCTAAGAGTAGCTTTAAATTTAGCTCACGATAGGATAAAAAGCTATCACGAGCGCACAAAGCCAAGCGATTGGACATATAAAGATGAGCATGATATCTTGCTTGGTGCAAAATACACAGCAGTTGACCGCGCTGGCCTTTATATCCCAGGTGGTAAGGCGGCATATCCTAGCTCACTTCTTATGAATGCGATCCCAGCGATCGTAGCTGGAGTAAAAGAGATCGTAGTGTGCACTCCAGCGCCAAATGGCAAGGTAAATACCTTACTTCTTGCGGCAATGCACCTTTGTGGCCTAAAAACAGCCTTTAAAGTAGGTGGTGCAAGCGCCATTGCGGCGATGGCATACGGAACCGAAACGGTGCCAAAAGTAGATGTCATCACAGGACCTGGCAACATCTACGTAGCGACTGCTAAAAAGCTAGTTTATGGCGACGTAAATATCGATATGATCGCTGGTCCAAGCGAGATAGGCGTTATCGCTGATGATAGTGCTGATCCTCGCCACATAGCTATCGATATGCTCTCACAAGCCGAGCACGACGAGATCGCAAGCGCCTTTTTGATAACGCCAGTAGAAGCTTTCGCAAGAGCGGTGCAAAGACACATCGAAGATGAGCTAAAGACACTAAAACGTGAACCAATCGCAAGTGCAAGTATAAGAAATAAAGCTGCAATAATAGTGGCAAAAGATCTAAAAGAGTGTTTTGCTCTCATGAATGAGCTTGCTGTTGAGCACCTAGAGATCGCTACAAACGATGCTTTAAGTTATATTGATGATGTGACTCATGCGGGTGCTATATTTTTTGGACACTTTACGCCTGAAGCGATGGGGGATTATATCGCTGGACCAAATCACACATTGCCAACTGGCGGAAGTGCGAGATTTTACTCGCCGCTTGGAGTTGAAAATTTCATGAAGCGAAGTTCGATCATTTCAGTGAGTAGAAAAGGTATCATACATCTTGGCAAATCGTGCATGCAGCTAGCTGAAGCTGAAGGGCTAACCGCTCATAAAAAATCAGTTGCAGTGAGGCTAGAAGAGTAA
- the fbaA gene encoding class II fructose-bisphosphate aldolase yields the protein MGVLDIVKPGVLSGDDVTKLYAYAKEQGFAIPAVNVVGSDSVNAVLEAAKVANSPVIVQFSNGGAGFYAGKACENAAVLGAIAGAKHVHLLAKAYGVPVILHTDHAARKLLPWIDELVKASHEYKKTHGVPLFSSHMLDLSEENINENLSTCEKYLKELSELGISLEIELGVTGGEEDGVDNTSVDNALLYTQPEDVALAYERLSKISDKFSIAASFGNVHGVYKPGNVVLRPEILKNSQAYVAKKFNTKSDKPVNFVFHGGSGSELKDIKNAVSYGVIKMNIDTDTQWAFWDGVREYEAKNRAYLQGQIGNPEGEDKPNKKYYDPRKWLRSGEESMVKRLQTAFSDLNCLNRN from the coding sequence ATGGGCGTTTTAGATATCGTAAAACCTGGTGTTTTAAGCGGAGATGATGTAACAAAACTTTATGCTTATGCCAAAGAGCAAGGTTTTGCAATACCTGCTGTAAATGTCGTAGGCAGCGACTCAGTAAATGCTGTTTTAGAAGCGGCAAAGGTTGCTAACTCGCCTGTTATCGTTCAGTTTAGTAATGGCGGTGCAGGTTTTTACGCTGGTAAAGCCTGCGAAAACGCTGCCGTTCTTGGTGCGATCGCTGGAGCAAAGCATGTTCATTTGCTTGCCAAGGCTTACGGTGTACCAGTCATTTTACACACTGACCATGCCGCTAGAAAGCTTTTGCCTTGGATAGATGAGCTAGTAAAAGCAAGCCATGAGTATAAAAAAACTCACGGTGTGCCACTTTTTAGCTCTCACATGCTTGATCTTAGTGAAGAGAATATCAACGAAAATTTAAGCACGTGCGAGAAGTATCTAAAAGAGCTTAGCGAGCTTGGCATCAGCTTAGAAATCGAGCTAGGCGTCACTGGAGGCGAAGAAGATGGCGTAGATAACACAAGCGTTGATAACGCACTTCTTTACACTCAGCCAGAGGACGTCGCGCTTGCTTATGAAAGACTAAGTAAGATAAGCGATAAATTTAGCATCGCAGCTAGTTTTGGCAACGTCCATGGTGTCTATAAACCAGGCAATGTCGTGCTAAGACCAGAAATTCTTAAAAACTCACAAGCCTATGTCGCTAAGAAATTTAACACAAAAAGCGATAAGCCAGTAAATTTTGTATTTCACGGCGGAAGTGGCAGCGAGCTAAAAGATATCAAAAATGCTGTAAGTTACGGCGTTATTAAGATGAACATTGACACCGATACTCAGTGGGCATTTTGGGACGGTGTGCGTGAGTATGAGGCTAAAAATAGAGCATACTTGCAAGGTCAGATCGGCAATCCAGAGGGCGAAGATAAGCCAAATAAAAAATACTACGATCCAAGGAAATGGCTAAGAAGTGGCGAGGAGAGCATGGTTAAGCGTCTTCAGACTGCTTTTAGCGACTTAAACTGCCTAAATAGGAACTAA
- a CDS encoding OmpA family protein, producing MKINKNNEDQSSFWVSYADLMAGLLFVFMLLIGAVVVKYVLTQNTLENKEQAIITALANLKDAQGKNFTLEELNDALKSELSKISDENINLKKSNEIFVIQIDALKEKLAQLIEQNKDANASIKELNASIFDLNQKMIVLNDEISSKDRALSDANESSEKNLAKIAFLLEQVSKKEARYDELLRDLNVTRDRVKNLTGIRVKVISALKDRLGSSIEIDPNSGALKLSSSVLFDKGSAVLKEEVKEELKATLSKYFDVLLNDKEIASNIDQIIIEGFTDSDGSYIYNLELSQKRAYAVMEFINSFSDDTRLRKLLVASGRSYNELVFKDGAEDKDASRRIEIKFSLSNKEAINEIEKFLEFKGD from the coding sequence ATGAAAATAAACAAAAATAACGAAGATCAATCAAGCTTTTGGGTTTCGTACGCGGACTTGATGGCGGGTCTGCTCTTTGTTTTTATGCTACTTATCGGCGCTGTCGTCGTAAAATACGTCCTAACTCAAAACACCCTTGAAAATAAAGAGCAAGCCATCATCACAGCTTTAGCAAATTTAAAAGACGCCCAGGGCAAGAATTTTACCCTCGAAGAGCTAAATGACGCCCTAAAAAGCGAGCTTTCAAAGATAAGCGACGAAAATATAAATTTAAAAAAGTCAAATGAAATTTTTGTCATCCAAATAGATGCCCTAAAAGAAAAACTAGCCCAGCTCATAGAGCAAAACAAAGATGCGAACGCGAGCATAAAAGAGCTAAATGCTAGCATTTTTGATCTAAATCAAAAAATGATCGTGCTAAATGATGAAATTTCATCAAAAGATAGAGCGCTTAGTGATGCAAACGAAAGCAGTGAGAAAAATTTAGCCAAGATCGCATTTTTGCTCGAGCAAGTAAGCAAAAAAGAGGCTAGATATGACGAGCTTTTAAGGGACTTAAACGTCACTCGTGACAGGGTAAAAAATTTAACCGGTATCAGAGTAAAAGTGATCTCGGCCTTAAAGGATAGGCTAGGCTCAAGCATCGAGATCGATCCAAACTCAGGTGCGTTAAAGCTTAGCTCCTCAGTACTTTTTGATAAAGGTAGCGCGGTCCTAAAAGAAGAGGTCAAAGAGGAGTTAAAAGCCACGCTTAGTAAGTATTTTGACGTGCTTTTAAACGATAAAGAGATCGCCTCAAACATCGATCAGATAATAATCGAAGGCTTTACGGATAGCGATGGAAGCTATATTTATAACCTAGAGCTTTCACAAAAAAGAGCTTACGCAGTGATGGAATTTATAAATTCATTTAGTGACGATACTCGACTTAGAAAGCTGCTTGTCGCAAGCGGACGAAGCTACAATGAGCTAGTTTTTAAAGACGGAGCCGAGGACAAGGACGCTTCAAGGCGCATCGAGATCAAATTTTCACTCTCAAATAAAGAGGCTATCAACGAGATAGAGAAATTTTTGGAGTTTAAGGGTGATTGA
- a CDS encoding MotA/TolQ/ExbB proton channel family protein, with product MQNQNDFSELSVPKERQAHSFFVFFKVIFIPLAIYILAILAYLGVINFQMKLHTIVMMGVILFVAFIFSRHSALVAYSNFLANAKEYKIRLKEFIISHLFEISSVKKANAKFEDFFESYTRNFRNDNLANIGQAVFPMLGILGTFISIAISMPSFSSSTANGLEKEIAILLNGVATAFYVSIYGIFLALWWMFFEKIGISKFEKFYSEQKELSREFFWQENELNANFMKASVGYFKDSHDAFKMVLDDKFVRNLNEQVNEKFDRLKELCEVEKNIINQSKAELSANLKMLNEASLKQDEFVKIHSDMLKAVSAFSNAFKDMEVKILTEHAKLGEIFSRNLNATKESQLKFEQTIKSFDKVLREFSLSLMKEQNDALKAFRASLVESATIFKAAYEQEGRSLEREKERESLIAELKKNIDEIDKEANSVIEKIENLVQ from the coding sequence ATGCAAAATCAAAATGATTTTAGTGAGCTAAGCGTGCCAAAAGAGCGCCAAGCTCACTCTTTCTTTGTCTTTTTTAAAGTTATCTTTATCCCTTTAGCTATCTACATCTTGGCGATACTAGCGTATCTTGGCGTTATAAATTTTCAGATGAAGCTTCACACCATCGTGATGATGGGCGTTATACTCTTTGTCGCTTTTATCTTTTCACGCCACAGCGCCTTGGTAGCTTACTCAAATTTCTTAGCAAATGCCAAAGAGTACAAGATAAGGCTAAAAGAATTTATTATCTCGCATCTCTTTGAAATTTCAAGCGTCAAAAAGGCAAACGCTAAATTTGAAGATTTTTTCGAGAGTTATACAAGAAATTTTAGAAATGACAACCTAGCAAACATCGGCCAAGCAGTCTTTCCTATGCTTGGAATTTTGGGCACATTTATCAGTATTGCTATCTCGATGCCAAGCTTTAGCTCAAGTACTGCAAACGGCCTTGAAAAAGAGATCGCTATACTGCTAAACGGCGTGGCTACGGCGTTTTATGTATCGATTTACGGCATATTTTTAGCGCTTTGGTGGATGTTTTTTGAAAAGATCGGCATTAGTAAATTTGAGAAATTTTACAGCGAGCAAAAAGAGCTAAGCCGTGAGTTTTTCTGGCAGGAAAATGAGCTAAATGCAAATTTCATGAAAGCAAGTGTAGGCTACTTTAAAGACAGTCACGACGCCTTTAAAATGGTGCTTGACGATAAATTTGTAAGAAATTTAAATGAGCAAGTAAATGAAAAATTTGACAGACTAAAAGAGCTTTGCGAGGTTGAGAAAAATATCATCAATCAAAGCAAGGCCGAGCTTAGCGCGAACCTTAAAATGCTAAATGAAGCTAGCCTAAAACAAGATGAATTTGTAAAAATCCACTCTGATATGCTAAAGGCAGTAAGCGCATTTTCTAATGCTTTTAAAGATATGGAGGTCAAAATTTTAACCGAGCATGCAAAGCTTGGTGAAATTTTTAGCAGAAATTTAAATGCCACAAAAGAGAGCCAGCTTAAATTTGAGCAGACTATAAAGAGTTTTGACAAGGTTTTAAGAGAATTTTCTCTTTCTTTGATGAAAGAGCAAAACGACGCACTAAAGGCATTTAGAGCCTCGCTCGTGGAGAGTGCGACGATATTTAAGGCGGCATATGAGCAAGAGGGCAGGAGCTTGGAGCGTGAAAAAGAGCGTGAGAGCTTGATAGCTGAGCTTAAGAAAAACATAGACGAGATCGATAAAGAAGCAAATTCTGTAATAGAAAAAATTGAAAATCTAGTGCAATGA
- the rpoD gene encoding RNA polymerase sigma factor RpoD, with protein sequence MSAAKDSFSQIEELFAENAKGFLTYEKLVKLLDKAPTATIVKKIEQLAKTNKVQLITSAEAAKLRNLADAKKRQENAQKSDQDIDEDLDLSGESDLLEWSRSDSPVRMYLREMGQIALLTKDEEVEISKRIELGEDIIIDAFCSVPFLIDFILDYKEPLINRERRVKELFKSFEDESENEENEDSEDDIDEEDEENEENETPKKSAKNDKRAEKVIESFKALEKAKKEWLKTANKQDKVESDDTASKMTLAFKKKILKEKLMDLGPTSKLISEIVKSMETALKSDDEFDRELKRLEYRLPMFSDELKKNHKSILKDIIKLSKEEIAARVPEATMVSTYVEIKKLFTTKEASKQGFDLEPTRLKEILEQIKRGKKISDEAKARMAKSNLRLVVSIAKRYTNRGLPFLDLIQEGNIGLMKAVDKFEYRKGYKFSTYATWWIRQAISRAIADQARTIRIPIHMIETINRINKINRKYLQEEGKEPDVSVIAKEVGLSVDKVKQVIKITKEPISLEAPIANEEDGKFGDFVEDKSSLSPIEQILKSDLREQIDDVLSQLNEREKAVISMRFGLLEDESDRTLEEIGKALNVTRERVRQIESSAIKKLKHPKVGRKLKNYIEG encoded by the coding sequence ATGAGCGCCGCAAAAGACTCTTTTTCTCAAATAGAAGAGCTTTTTGCTGAAAATGCAAAAGGCTTTTTGACATACGAAAAATTAGTAAAATTATTAGACAAAGCTCCGACTGCTACGATAGTAAAAAAGATAGAACAACTAGCAAAAACAAACAAAGTCCAGCTCATCACATCTGCTGAGGCCGCAAAGCTTAGAAATTTAGCTGATGCTAAAAAGCGTCAAGAAAACGCTCAAAAAAGTGATCAAGATATCGACGAGGATCTCGATCTTTCAGGCGAAAGTGACCTTTTAGAGTGGTCAAGATCTGATAGTCCTGTCAGGATGTATCTAAGAGAGATGGGTCAGATCGCGCTTCTTACAAAAGATGAGGAAGTTGAGATCAGCAAAAGGATTGAGCTTGGCGAAGATATCATTATCGATGCATTTTGTTCTGTGCCATTTTTGATCGATTTCATACTTGACTATAAAGAGCCACTTATCAACAGAGAACGCCGTGTAAAAGAGCTTTTTAAGAGCTTTGAGGACGAGAGTGAAAACGAAGAGAATGAAGACAGCGAAGACGATATAGACGAGGAAGATGAAGAAAACGAAGAGAACGAAACTCCTAAAAAATCAGCCAAAAACGATAAACGCGCTGAAAAAGTTATAGAGAGTTTCAAGGCCCTCGAAAAGGCAAAAAAAGAGTGGCTAAAGACTGCAAACAAACAAGATAAAGTTGAGAGCGATGACACAGCTTCAAAGATGACTCTTGCATTTAAAAAGAAAATTTTAAAAGAGAAGCTAATGGATCTTGGCCCAACAAGTAAGCTAATCAGCGAAATCGTAAAATCAATGGAGACAGCGCTAAAAAGTGATGATGAATTTGACAGAGAGCTAAAACGCTTGGAGTATCGCTTACCGATGTTTAGTGACGAGCTTAAGAAAAATCATAAAAGCATACTAAAAGATATCATCAAGCTTAGTAAAGAAGAGATCGCAGCTCGTGTGCCAGAAGCTACAATGGTCTCAACTTATGTCGAGATCAAAAAGCTATTTACTACAAAAGAGGCGAGCAAACAAGGTTTTGATCTTGAGCCAACAAGGCTAAAAGAAATTTTAGAGCAGATCAAGCGTGGAAAGAAAATTTCTGACGAGGCAAAAGCTAGAATGGCTAAATCGAACCTCCGTCTAGTTGTAAGTATCGCAAAACGCTATACAAACAGGGGTTTGCCATTTTTGGATCTCATCCAAGAGGGTAACATCGGCCTTATGAAGGCGGTTGATAAATTTGAATATAGAAAAGGCTATAAATTTTCAACCTACGCCACATGGTGGATCCGCCAGGCTATTTCGCGTGCGATCGCCGATCAGGCAAGGACGATTAGGATACCTATCCACATGATAGAGACGATAAATCGTATCAACAAAATCAACCGCAAATACCTCCAAGAAGAGGGAAAAGAGCCTGATGTAAGCGTTATCGCAAAAGAGGTTGGGCTAAGCGTTGATAAGGTAAAACAAGTCATCAAGATTACAAAAGAACCTATCAGCCTCGAAGCTCCGATCGCAAACGAAGAAGACGGTAAATTTGGAGATTTTGTTGAGGACAAAAGCTCACTTTCTCCGATAGAGCAAATTTTAAAAAGTGACCTTAGAGAGCAAATTGACGATGTGCTTTCGCAGCTAAATGAGCGTGAAAAAGCGGTTATTTCGATGAGATTTGGTTTGCTTGAAGATGAGAGCGACCGCACACTTGAAGAGATCGGAAAGGCCCTAAATGTCACCCGTGAGCGTGTCCGCCAGATAGAAAGCTCAGCTATCAAAAAACTAAAACACCCAAAAGTCGGTAGAAAACTTAAAAACTACATTGAGGGCTAA
- a CDS encoding pyridoxal-phosphate dependent enzyme: MIDKICLRGREFWLLRDDLLGKFNGNKARKLEYFLKADLSGIKAIVSHGSSQSNAMYSLSLFAKLKGLKFYYVVSHLSSNLEQDPVGNFKFALENGMEIFVKEEREKFAKELAKSQNALFINEGVAQSEAELGFITQANEINEWSKKSGIRPDIFLPSGTGTSACYLAKHTDLRVFTTPCVGDSDYLKKQIYELDKNSKVQILNPPKKYHFGNLYKELYEIWLEVCKSGVEFDLVYDPVGFITLFANLDKFGAEILYIHQGGILGNITQRQRYERKLKLKEHK, from the coding sequence GTGATTGATAAAATTTGCTTAAGAGGGCGAGAATTTTGGCTTTTAAGAGATGATCTGCTAGGTAAGTTTAACGGCAATAAAGCAAGAAAGCTAGAGTATTTTCTAAAGGCCGATCTTAGCGGCATCAAAGCCATCGTATCTCACGGCTCAAGCCAGTCAAATGCGATGTATAGTCTAAGTCTTTTTGCCAAGCTAAAGGGGCTTAAATTTTACTATGTCGTCTCTCATCTAAGCTCAAATTTAGAGCAAGATCCAGTTGGAAATTTCAAATTTGCACTTGAAAATGGTATGGAAATTTTTGTGAAAGAGGAGCGTGAGAAATTTGCTAAAGAGCTTGCAAAGAGCCAAAATGCACTTTTTATAAACGAGGGCGTGGCACAAAGTGAGGCTGAGCTTGGCTTTATCACGCAGGCAAATGAGATAAATGAGTGGAGCAAAAAAAGCGGCATAAGGCCCGATATATTTTTGCCATCAGGCACAGGTACAAGTGCATGCTATCTGGCAAAGCATACCGATCTTAGGGTTTTTACAACTCCTTGCGTAGGAGATAGCGACTATCTAAAAAAGCAAATTTATGAGCTAGACAAAAATAGTAAGGTGCAAATTTTAAATCCCCCAAAGAAGTATCATTTTGGAAATTTATATAAAGAGCTTTATGAGATTTGGCTAGAGGTTTGCAAAAGCGGCGTGGAATTTGACCTAGTGTATGACCCTGTTGGCTTTATCACGCTTTTTGCAAATTTAGATAAGTTTGGAGCTGAAATTTTATATATCCACCAGGGCGGAATTTTAGGTAACATTACACAAAGACAAAGATACGAGAGAAAATTAAAATTAAAGGAGCATAAATGA
- the flgG gene encoding flagellar basal-body rod protein FlgG → MMRSLYTAATGMIAQQTQIDVTSHNIANVNTYGYKKNRAEFADLMYQVMEYAGTATSQTTTSPTGIEVGLGVRPTAINKIFSQGYFKETSNNLDMVIAGNGFFQIQLPDGTTAYTRNGAFKLDANGTIVNSDGYQLIPQITVPANATQISIGTDGTVSVLQAGEREMAQIGQIELANFINPAGLHSMGDNNYLETSASGNVVVGVAGLDGLGTIRQGFVEMSNVQLVEEMTDLITGQRAYEANSKAITTSDSMLEIVNGLKR, encoded by the coding sequence ATGATGAGATCACTTTACACTGCGGCCACTGGTATGATAGCTCAGCAGACGCAGATAGACGTAACCTCACACAACATCGCAAACGTAAATACTTATGGATACAAGAAAAATAGGGCTGAATTTGCTGATCTTATGTATCAAGTCATGGAGTATGCAGGTACGGCAACAAGCCAGACTACCACAAGCCCAACAGGCATCGAAGTGGGTCTTGGTGTGCGCCCAACGGCGATAAATAAAATTTTCTCTCAGGGCTATTTCAAAGAGACTAGCAACAACCTAGATATGGTAATAGCGGGCAATGGATTTTTTCAGATTCAACTCCCTGATGGTACTACGGCTTATACTAGAAATGGCGCATTTAAACTTGATGCAAACGGCACTATTGTAAATAGCGATGGCTATCAGCTCATCCCTCAGATTACCGTGCCTGCGAATGCGACGCAAATTTCTATCGGCACAGATGGCACCGTATCAGTGCTCCAAGCAGGCGAGAGAGAGATGGCTCAGATAGGCCAGATCGAGCTAGCAAATTTCATAAACCCAGCTGGCCTTCACTCAATGGGCGATAACAACTATCTAGAAACAAGCGCTAGCGGTAATGTTGTGGTAGGCGTGGCAGGACTTGACGGACTTGGTACGATCAGACAAGGATTTGTCGAGATGAGTAACGTTCAGTTGGTTGAAGAGATGACCGATCTTATCACTGGTCAGCGCGCATACGAGGCAAACTCAAAGGCGATAACTACGAGCGATTCGATGCTTGAAATAGTAAATGGGCTTAAAAGGTAG